A stretch of Mya arenaria isolate MELC-2E11 chromosome 14, ASM2691426v1 DNA encodes these proteins:
- the LOC128216543 gene encoding phosphoserine phosphatase-like, giving the protein MKAITRLAKRNRVRLKLLFQAVVAISISLYLIVFMPQILTQPQAEVHTPRPLELITTPARNVTCEQIEANVFQGDKLRSGTFSFTIYRYDKLRQCDPVVEPSEKINDEGEYAYFSNTDNYTLDDIPVWFDKKHDYCSGCFVVYGFGMQVVSLKDISMNPKFCRGKVGGEDIEDVINQKEETEHLVFVRRLLLESQRLTTSSSKQPRFVRTALLEKRSMSTVEECKLVWQRADVVCFDVDSTLLKDEGLDELAEFCGVGAEVREWTNKAMGGTMRFRTALEKRMEIIKPSLDQITEFRKHHKILFSDGVQELVEALHARGTKVYLVSGGFHSLIEPATERLNIPKENIFANRFKFYYDGTYAGFDTDQPTSDSGGKKIVAEQLKASSKNLVFVGDGVTDMEAYPPADCFIGYGGNVIRESVREKASWYVMDLRELITALQPS; this is encoded by the exons ATGA AGGCGATCACAAGATTAGCAAAAAGAAACAGAGTGCGTTTAAAACTGCTTTTCCAGGCTGTGGTTGCAATATCTATTTCTTTATATCTGATAGTGTTTATGCCTCAAATCCTGACCCAACCCCAGGCTGAAGTTCACACACCAAGACCCCTAGAACTTATTACCACGCCAGCCCGGAACGTAACATGTGAACAGATAGAAGCTAATGTGTTTCAAGGTGATAAGTTAAGATCAGGAACATTTTCTTTCACGATATACCGCTATGACAAGCTTCGACAGTGTGATCCAGTGGTTGAACCAAGTGAGAAGATCAACGACGAGGGAGAGTACGCGTACTTCTCGAACACTGATAACTACACCCTGGATGACATTCCAGTCTGGTTTGATAAGAAGCATGACTACTGTTCGGGTTGTTTTGTTGTGTACGGGTTTGGTATGCAGGTTGTTAGTCTTAAAGATATCTCAATGAATCCTAAGTTTTGTCGTGGAAAAGTTGGCGGCGAAGATATCGAAGATGTGATAAACCAGAAAGAAGAAACGGAACATCTGGTATTTG TGAGAAGACTGTTGTTAGAATCCCAGAGATTAACAACCTCCTCATCGAAACAGCCCAGATTTGTCAGAACAGCCTTGCTTGAAAAACGCAGCATGTCAACTGTGGAAGAATGTAAATTAGTGTGGCAGAGAGCAGATGTCGTGTGCTTTGACGTGGACTCCACGCTACTCAAGGATGAGGGCCTGGATGAGCTGGCAGAGTTCTGTGGTGTGGGGGCAGAGGTTAGAGAATG GACAAACAAGGCAATGGGAGGGACGATGCGTTTCCGAACAGCACTGGAAAAGAGGATGGAAATCATCAAGCCATCACTTGATCAGATCACAGAGTTCCGGAAACATCACAAAATACTTTTCTCTGATGGAGTACA GGAACTAGTAGAGGCTCTTCATGCCCGTGGGACGAAGGTCTACTTGGTGTCTGGGGGATTCCACAGTCTCATTGAGCCGGCTACAGAGAGGCTTAACATTcctaaagaaaacatatttgctaACAGATTCAAGTTCTATTATGATG gaACATATGCAGGGTTTGATACAGATCAGCCTACCAGCGACTCCGGTGGAAAAAAGATAGTAGCAGAGCAGTTGAAGGCATCGAGCAAGAATCTTGTTTTCGTCGGAGATGGGGTAACCGACATGGAAGCCTACCCTCCCGCT GACTGCTTTATCGGGTATGGAGGTAATGTGATACGCGAGTCAGTCAGGGAGAAGGCCTCGTGGTACGTGATGGATCTCCGTGAGTTGATCACCGCCCTACAGCCCAGTTGA